CAAGCGATTCCGGTTTGTAAAAGGACCGGTGTTCGCCAACATCCTGCTCGCGGATGAAATAAACCGGACACCGCCAAAAACGCAGGCCGCATTACTGGAAGCTATGCAGGAAAAGAGCGTAACCGCTGGCGGACAACTCCACCGGCTTCAGGATCCTTTCTTTGTGCTGGCTACGCAAAACCCAATAGAGCAGGAGGGAACCTATCCACTTCCCGAGGCGCAACTTGATCGATTCATGTTTAATATTTTGGTGGAATATCCTACCATGAAGGATGAAATAGACATTGTAAAAAGCACCACTTCCGATGTAATGGCGGAAGTCAATAAAGTGCTGACAGGAGAGGAGATCACCCATTTTCAGCGGCTTATTCGGAAAGTCCCGATTGCGGATAATGTGCTGGAGTATGCCGTAAAGCTTACCCATAAAACGCGACCGGATTCTGATATGGCAGCAGAGATGGTAAAAAACTATATTTCATGGGGAGCCGGCCCGCGGGCTTCACAATATCTGGCCATTGGCGCCAAGTGCCATGCCGTATTCATGGGCAAATATTCGCCTGATATTGAAGATGTACAGGCAGTGGCCCTTCAGGT
The DNA window shown above is from Bacteroidia bacterium and carries:
- a CDS encoding AAA family ATPase, which codes for MQASTSEVEAIDELSRRYKQLSTEINKVILGQDKIIKDVLICIFSRGHCLLIGVPGLAKTLLVHTIADALDLKFSRIQFTPDLMPSDITGAEILDENKRFRFVKGPVFANILLADEINRTPPKTQAALLEAMQEKSVTAGGQLHRLQDPFFVLATQNPIEQEGTYPLPEAQLDRFMFNILVEYPTMKDEIDIVKSTTSDVMAEVNKVLTGEEITHFQRLIRKVPIADNVLEYAVKLTHKTRPDSDMAAEMVKNYISWGAGPRASQYLAIGAKCHAVFMGKYSPDIEDVQAVALQVLRHRLVKNYKAEAERVTLDDIILSLF